One part of the Sus scrofa isolate TJ Tabasco breed Duroc chromosome 8, Sscrofa11.1, whole genome shotgun sequence genome encodes these proteins:
- the LOC100621287 gene encoding MORF4 family-associated protein 1 — protein MRPLDIVELAEPEEVEVLEPEEDFEQFLLPVINEMREDIAALTREHGRAYLRNRSKLWEMDNMLIQIKTQVEASEESALNHLQSADDAVEGRGTKRCEKAEEKAKEIAKMAEMLVELVRRIEKSESS, from the coding sequence ATGCGGCCCCTGGACATCGTCGAGCTGGCGGAGCCGGAGGAGGTGGAGGTGCTGGAGCCCGAGGAGGATTTCGAGCAGTTCCTGCTCCCGGTCATCAACGAGATGCGGGAGGACATCGCGGCGCTGACCCGCGAGCACGGGCGGGCGTACCTGCGCAACCGGAGCAAGCTGTGGGAGATGGACAATATGCTCATCCAGATCAAGACGCAGGTGGAGGCCTCGGAGGAGAGCGCGCTCAACCATCTTCAGAGCGCGGACGACGCGGTCGAGGGCAGGGGGACCAAGAGGTGCGAGAAGGCCGAGGAGAAGGCCAAGGAGATCGCGAAGATGGCAGAGATGCTGGTGGAGCTGGTCCGGCGGATAGAGAAGAGCGAGTCGTCCTGA